From Micromonospora sp. NBC_01699, a single genomic window includes:
- a CDS encoding amylo-alpha-1,6-glucosidase, which yields MKQFVTILAGNAFVVSDGRGDIEPSPLVPTGMFSFDLRFLSEWKLTVNGERLHALSVDDLQYYESRYFLVPGEPTHYLDAKVSVIRHRQLIGGLREELTVLNHRGETVEFTVRLDMAADFVDVFELKQTLDTKRTTSVVVESDGLRLRYVRGDYVREAVVTSSAPADIDERGMTFRLRLEPHGQWTTSLYVSAYLPGGHRGQDIRELLETRRPAVNPETQRDLESWLAGAPQLGCDDAALATAYRRGLIDLAALQFGSLATGANLIAAGTPWFMTFYGRDSMLTCIQAMAFTPQLAVGTLNTFAATQATVFDDFREKEPGKILHEFRYGESSAFEEEPHSPYYGAADSTPLFVILLDEYERWTGDIELVRRLEHEARAALHWIDTYGDLLGNGYVSYERRNTASGLENQGWKDSPDSISYRDGRLPSFPLATCELQGYAYDAKIRGARLARRIWHDPIYADRLEAEAADLKARFNRDFWVSDGEYYALALDADGGQVDALSSNMGHLLWSGIVDPSRAGRVAEHLLGPRLFSGWGIRTLAEGEERYNPTGYHTGAIWPFDNSFIALGLRRYGFDAEAGRITQAIIDASQYFDGRLPQLFAGYDRGLTKYPVQYPTTWSPHAWSAGTPLMLIRVLLGLEPHDDHLVVDPALPEGMGRIELLDVPGRWGRLDAFGRDRVESQQRRSGRGGRRGGGNVVAP from the coding sequence GTGAAGCAGTTCGTCACCATCCTGGCCGGCAACGCCTTCGTCGTCAGCGACGGACGCGGTGACATCGAGCCGTCGCCGCTCGTACCGACCGGGATGTTCTCGTTCGACCTCCGCTTCCTCTCCGAATGGAAACTGACCGTCAACGGCGAACGTCTGCACGCCCTTTCCGTCGACGACCTCCAGTACTACGAATCCCGGTACTTCCTCGTCCCCGGCGAACCGACGCACTACCTCGACGCCAAGGTCTCGGTGATCCGCCACCGCCAGCTCATCGGCGGGTTGCGGGAGGAGTTGACCGTACTCAACCACCGGGGCGAGACGGTCGAGTTCACCGTACGGCTGGACATGGCGGCCGACTTCGTCGACGTGTTCGAACTCAAGCAGACGCTGGACACAAAACGCACCACCTCCGTGGTGGTCGAGAGCGACGGCCTGCGGCTCCGCTACGTCCGGGGCGACTATGTACGGGAAGCGGTGGTGACGTCGAGCGCCCCGGCCGACATCGACGAGCGCGGCATGACCTTCCGGCTCAGACTGGAGCCGCACGGGCAGTGGACCACCTCGCTGTACGTGTCCGCGTACCTGCCCGGCGGCCATCGCGGCCAGGACATCCGGGAACTCCTGGAAACGCGCCGCCCCGCGGTGAACCCGGAGACACAACGGGACCTCGAATCCTGGCTCGCCGGCGCACCGCAGCTCGGCTGCGACGACGCCGCCCTGGCGACCGCGTACCGGAGGGGGTTGATCGACCTGGCCGCACTCCAGTTCGGCTCCCTGGCCACCGGCGCGAACCTGATCGCCGCCGGAACGCCCTGGTTCATGACCTTCTACGGCCGGGACAGCATGCTCACCTGCATCCAGGCCATGGCGTTCACCCCACAGCTCGCGGTCGGCACGCTGAACACCTTCGCGGCAACCCAGGCCACCGTGTTCGACGACTTCCGGGAGAAGGAACCCGGCAAGATCCTGCACGAGTTCCGGTACGGGGAGTCGTCGGCGTTCGAGGAGGAGCCACACTCGCCGTACTACGGGGCCGCCGACTCGACGCCGCTGTTCGTGATCCTGCTCGACGAGTACGAGCGCTGGACCGGCGACATCGAACTCGTCCGCCGGCTCGAACACGAGGCACGGGCCGCCCTGCACTGGATCGACACGTACGGCGACCTGCTGGGCAACGGTTACGTCTCGTACGAGCGGCGCAACACCGCCAGCGGGCTGGAGAACCAGGGCTGGAAGGACTCACCCGACTCGATCTCGTACCGGGACGGGCGGCTGCCGTCGTTCCCGCTGGCCACCTGCGAACTACAGGGCTACGCGTACGACGCGAAGATCCGTGGGGCGCGGCTGGCCCGGCGGATCTGGCACGACCCGATCTACGCCGACCGCCTGGAGGCGGAGGCGGCCGACCTGAAGGCCCGGTTCAACCGCGACTTCTGGGTCTCCGACGGTGAGTACTACGCGCTGGCGCTGGACGCGGACGGTGGCCAGGTCGACGCGCTGTCGTCGAACATGGGCCACCTGCTGTGGAGCGGGATTGTCGACCCGTCGCGGGCCGGCCGGGTGGCCGAACACCTGCTGGGTCCGCGACTCTTCTCCGGTTGGGGCATCCGCACCCTCGCCGAAGGGGAGGAGCGCTACAACCCCACCGGGTACCACACCGGTGCGATCTGGCCGTTCGACAACTCGTTCATCGCCCTCGGCCTGCGACGGTACGGCTTCGACGCGGAGGCGGGCCGGATCACCCAGGCGATCATCGACGCCTCGCAGTACTTCGACGGGCGGCTGCCCCAGCTCTTCGCCGGATACGACCGGGGACTGACCAAGTACCCGGTGCAGTACCCGACCACCTGGAGCCCGCACGCCTGGTCTGCCGGGACCCCGCTGATGCTGATCCGGGTCCTGCTGGGCCTGGAACCGCACGACGACCACCTGGTGGTCGACCCCGCCCTACCCGAGGGCATGGGTCGGATCGAGCTGCTCGACGTACCCGGCCGGTGGGGGCGGCTCGACGCGTTCGGCCGGGACCGGGTGGAGAGCCAGCAGCGGCGTTCCGGCCGGGGCGGCCGGCGCGGCGGAGGCAACGTCGTCGCACCGTGA